Genomic DNA from Alistipes indistinctus YIT 12060:
ATCAGGTCTACAGCTGCCGCCGAACGCGAAAAAAGGTACATCACCGTCAGTTCGACGATTTCGGAATGGGTGAAATCCCGGCTCCATTCACGTACCTGCTCCGAGGTAACGCACGCAGGATCCTCGACGAACAGCGCGGAGAGCTTCAGCTCGCGCACCTGTTGCCGATACAAAAGAAGAGCAAGAGAGTGGCTCGGGCCATACTCTCTTGCTATCCCGCGAATGGTTGGAACCGAAACCCCGTAATTGAGCGGATAGACAATCCCCCGCTCCTGCATCGCTCCGGTCACCGCTCCGTTCATTTCAACCTTCAAGCGTTTGAGAAGCCGAATCATCAGAGCCGTATCATCCATACTATTCCTTTCTGGCCAGGCTGTTATTTCAACGAGTTGACAGGAACCTCGACCACCTCGCCGAACTGGTACACCGGCACGCGGCTTTGGGCTATTTCGCGTTTTCCGTCGGTCAACCGGCAGTCCACGA
This window encodes:
- a CDS encoding DNA alkylation repair protein, translated to MDDTALMIRLLKRLKVEMNGAVTGAMQERGIVYPLNYGVSVPTIRGIAREYGPSHSLALLLYRQQVRELKLSALFVEDPACVTSEQVREWSRDFTHSEIVELTVMYLFSRSAAAVDLIGEWLSADDVFLRYAGVMMLMRTAGGPLCDGERTLFLLGEADAMLMRRDPEPLIVRGMVNALCRCAMLSDRLQAEIMRLTGRYASSANPRLRELASEVASMVSAG